One part of the Vibrio palustris genome encodes these proteins:
- a CDS encoding MFS transporter, protein MNAEPGTTSTQHNKKLTKSDAKTLSLSALGGALEFYDFVIFVYFANVVGSLFFPSEMPEWMRQVQTYGIFAAGYLARPLGGIIMAHFGDLLGRKRMFMLSIFLMAVPTMAIGLMPTYASIGLAAPLLLLLCRVLQGAAIGGEAPGAWVFVTEHVSKHRIGVACGTLSAGLVAGILIGSLVATGIHATFTAQQVHAYGWRIPFLLGGVFGFVTMYLRRWLHETPIFKEMQSHKTLAEEMPIKSVIKNHLPSVFVSMAVTWVLTAAIVVTILMTPSLLQNLIDLDPTTALEANSLAIIFILIGCIVSGSLADRFGNGPIMAIFSIGLAASFWAFYSTMLQDTTYLFPMYAVVGFFVGIVGVVPAIAVKSFPAAIRFSGLSFSYNVAYAIFGGMTPMLVSTMIANDPMSPVYYVAGVSAVGVIASLAVICFSPKLDLTAGIA, encoded by the coding sequence ATGAACGCAGAACCGGGAACTACCTCAACACAACACAATAAAAAATTAACCAAAAGCGATGCGAAAACGTTAAGCCTATCGGCACTAGGCGGCGCATTAGAATTTTATGACTTCGTTATTTTTGTCTATTTTGCCAATGTGGTCGGCAGTCTGTTTTTCCCGAGTGAAATGCCAGAGTGGATGCGCCAAGTGCAAACTTATGGCATTTTTGCCGCTGGCTATTTAGCACGCCCGTTAGGCGGTATTATTATGGCGCATTTTGGCGATCTATTAGGCCGAAAGCGTATGTTTATGCTCAGCATATTTTTAATGGCCGTACCAACAATGGCGATTGGTCTTATGCCAACTTATGCCTCCATTGGTTTAGCCGCACCGTTACTTCTTTTGCTATGTCGCGTTTTACAAGGTGCTGCAATTGGTGGGGAAGCGCCTGGAGCTTGGGTGTTTGTTACTGAGCATGTATCTAAGCATCGTATCGGTGTGGCTTGCGGCACGTTATCTGCCGGCCTTGTCGCGGGTATTTTAATTGGCTCATTAGTGGCGACAGGCATCCATGCGACCTTCACCGCGCAGCAAGTGCATGCTTACGGCTGGCGGATCCCATTTTTATTGGGAGGCGTATTTGGTTTTGTGACCATGTATCTGCGTCGCTGGTTACATGAAACCCCTATCTTTAAAGAGATGCAATCTCATAAAACCTTAGCAGAAGAAATGCCAATCAAATCTGTGATAAAGAATCACCTACCTTCTGTCTTTGTTTCTATGGCAGTCACTTGGGTGTTAACTGCGGCTATTGTCGTCACTATCCTTATGACACCGTCTCTGCTTCAGAACTTGATTGATTTAGATCCGACAACAGCACTAGAAGCAAACAGCCTTGCGATTATCTTTATCCTAATCGGTTGTATCGTCTCAGGCTCATTGGCTGACCGCTTTGGCAATGGCCCAATTATGGCAATATTTAGCATTGGGTTGGCCGCAAGCTTTTGGGCGTTTTATAGCACCATGCTGCAAGATACCACCTACTTATTCCCAATGTACGCGGTTGTCGGTTTCTTTGTTGGTATTGTTGGTGTGGTGCCAGCCATTGCAGTAAAAAGTTTCCCAGCCGCCATTCGTTTCTCGGGGTTGTCTTTTTCATACAATGTCGCTTACGCGATTTTTGGAGGCATGACACCAATGCTGGTGAGTACTATGATCGCGAATGATCCTATGTCACCGGTTTATTATGTGGCTGGCGTATCAGCGGTTGGCGTTATCGCAAGCCTAGCCGTCATCTGTTT
- a CDS encoding diguanylate cyclase domain-containing protein encodes MLTLNFQITRQVTNQTLVINLAGRQRMLSQTMAKHIFAINPQKLNDKATQENLMSYISASELFADTLRTFKQSGYVIDAEKQLRELDRIDSEEAQAIISKASASVKSLNNLNSKILRNGLTRERYQQIRTTIEAINTPLLEQMNQLTVLVQKHAEAKTQQLRIIQFITFILALISFAFIIYRFRRTHVESEQTINILSDLIQSAKAALIIFDKQGRIIMSNESARALLNYDEDTMKTLTKSQVFNLDDSEPMVIDSNGQAQPAMIHNRELIRENTTISIATIIEKSQYLAHEHNLFTLANRNALTGMLNHNALNTALYHKTQQSKFLGGRFACFYIHVENYNDIVHKHGHKIGDDILKELTYRLCSVTRESDFIYHINGHEFVVITDLNDHENSLATITKKISGTNYHSFNVNNTYNLDISLDIGSSICPDHGTDPDTILLHAKNSMKAVNEQKPHQRDSQVIDLSKASKNRQR; translated from the coding sequence ATGCTTACTCTGAATTTTCAGATTACTCGCCAAGTGACCAATCAAACCTTGGTCATTAACCTCGCCGGTCGGCAACGCATGCTGTCACAAACCATGGCTAAACACATTTTTGCCATTAATCCACAAAAACTCAACGATAAAGCAACTCAAGAAAACTTGATGAGTTATATCAGTGCTTCTGAGCTTTTTGCCGACACCTTAAGAACGTTCAAACAAAGCGGTTACGTTATTGATGCGGAAAAACAGTTACGAGAGCTTGATCGTATTGATAGCGAGGAGGCACAGGCCATCATTAGTAAGGCTTCTGCGTCTGTCAAATCATTAAATAATTTGAATTCAAAGATATTGCGTAATGGTTTAACACGAGAACGTTACCAACAAATTCGCACTACCATAGAAGCGATTAATACTCCCTTACTTGAACAAATGAACCAATTGACTGTGCTGGTGCAAAAACACGCAGAAGCCAAAACTCAACAGCTACGCATCATACAATTCATTACGTTTATCCTAGCCTTAATAAGCTTTGCTTTTATCATTTATCGTTTTCGTCGTACTCACGTAGAATCTGAGCAGACAATCAATATCCTTAGCGACCTCATTCAATCAGCAAAAGCAGCCTTAATCATTTTTGATAAACAAGGGCGTATTATCATGTCTAATGAGTCGGCTCGTGCACTGCTAAATTACGATGAAGACACCATGAAAACCTTGACGAAATCACAAGTGTTTAATCTCGATGACAGTGAACCGATGGTCATTGATAGCAATGGACAAGCACAACCGGCAATGATTCATAATCGTGAATTAATTCGAGAAAATACAACGATTTCTATCGCAACAATTATAGAGAAAAGCCAGTACCTAGCGCACGAACACAATTTATTTACGCTAGCAAACCGCAACGCGCTCACTGGGATGCTCAATCACAATGCATTAAATACCGCGCTTTACCATAAAACGCAGCAAAGTAAATTTCTCGGTGGGCGCTTTGCCTGTTTCTACATTCATGTCGAAAACTATAATGACATCGTACACAAACATGGTCACAAAATTGGCGATGATATTCTCAAAGAACTCACCTATCGGTTATGCAGTGTCACACGTGAAAGCGACTTTATTTATCATATTAATGGACATGAATTTGTGGTCATCACAGATCTTAATGATCATGAAAACTCATTAGCGACCATCACGAAAAAAATATCGGGAACTAACTATCATTCATTTAACGTCAATAATACCTATAACCTAGATATCTCTCTCGACATTGGCTCTTCAATATGCCCTGATCACGGTACCGATCCCGATACGATTTTACTGCATGCGAAAAATAGCATGAAGGCTGTGAATGAACAGAAACCCCACCAGCGAGACTCGCAAGTTATTGACCTATCTAAAGCCTCAAAGAATCGTCAGCGTTAA
- a CDS encoding pyridoxal-phosphate dependent enzyme gives MQLQHSPVTHHCFQHIPFALKRDDLLHPQFSGNKARKLMTLLDTPQETFKTLTSYGSAQANSLYSMAALAYLKGWTLNYYVDHIPSWLQTAPLGNYAQALQLGANIIPTRVTYGMSPADYVGSLPHDDNEKRIPEGGRFPEAQAGVNTLANELLVWIAQQPTQQWVVALPSGTGTTALYLHKALAPHGIKVVTCACVGGREYLQQQWRELGEDSHPLILDSGKKHHFGKLYQEDWQLWQALFSATDIEFDLLYDPIMWQQLLLWWPQQPSHHQKHLLYIHQGGQLGNVSMKARYQRKYASPM, from the coding sequence ATGCAACTCCAACACTCTCCAGTCACACATCATTGCTTTCAACATATCCCTTTCGCACTAAAGCGTGATGACTTATTGCATCCTCAGTTTTCTGGCAATAAAGCGCGCAAGCTAATGACGCTGCTCGACACACCTCAGGAGACATTTAAGACCCTTACCAGTTATGGCTCTGCGCAAGCCAACTCACTATATTCCATGGCTGCACTCGCTTATTTAAAAGGGTGGACATTAAATTACTACGTGGATCATATCCCATCTTGGCTACAAACAGCGCCACTTGGTAATTATGCTCAAGCGCTGCAGCTGGGCGCTAATATTATTCCAACACGAGTAACGTATGGGATGTCACCAGCTGACTATGTTGGCAGCTTACCGCATGATGATAATGAAAAACGTATCCCTGAAGGCGGACGCTTTCCAGAAGCGCAAGCAGGTGTTAACACATTAGCTAACGAGTTACTCGTCTGGATAGCTCAGCAACCAACACAGCAATGGGTAGTTGCTCTTCCTTCTGGTACAGGCACAACAGCCTTATATTTACATAAAGCGCTCGCACCACACGGCATAAAAGTGGTGACGTGTGCATGTGTTGGAGGGAGAGAATATTTACAGCAACAATGGCGGGAATTGGGAGAAGACAGTCACCCTTTGATTTTAGATTCAGGCAAAAAACATCATTTTGGTAAATTATATCAAGAGGACTGGCAACTCTGGCAGGCGTTATTTTCAGCAACAGATATAGAGTTTGATTTGCTGTATGACCCGATTATGTGGCAACAACTACTACTTTGGTGGCCGCAGCAGCCAAGCCATCATCAAAAACACCTGCTGTACATACATCAAGGTGGGCAACTAGGCAATGTCAGCATGAAAGCTCGTTATCAGCGTAAATACGCATCCCCGATGTAA